The following are from one region of the Gryllotalpicola protaetiae genome:
- a CDS encoding carbohydrate ABC transporter permease — MATRRERARLGNAALYVLLAALLVVVLLPFVWMLSSSLKNNVNVLTVPVQWIPHDWKWTNYRDIWTQIPMAGYLANSALLAVVISFLQVLTGSFAAYGFSKVRFPGRDALFIAYLATIAVPWQAYMIPQYIMMQRAHLTNTFWSLILLQAFGAFGVFLMRQYYLTIPDELTEAARIDGLTDYGIWARIILPLSKPALASLALLTFVNTWNDYMGPFIYLSSNNLWTVQLGLRQFIGQYSADYAMIMTGSVISIVPVLVIFLLGQRYFIAGIATSGLKG, encoded by the coding sequence ATGGCGACCAGACGGGAACGCGCGCGGCTCGGCAACGCCGCCCTCTACGTGCTGCTTGCAGCGCTGCTCGTCGTCGTGCTGCTGCCCTTCGTGTGGATGCTGTCGTCGTCGCTCAAGAACAACGTGAACGTGCTGACGGTACCCGTGCAGTGGATCCCGCACGACTGGAAGTGGACGAACTACCGCGACATCTGGACCCAGATCCCGATGGCCGGCTACCTCGCCAATTCGGCACTGCTCGCCGTCGTGATCTCGTTCCTGCAGGTGCTCACCGGCAGCTTCGCGGCCTACGGCTTCTCCAAGGTGCGCTTCCCCGGCCGCGACGCGCTGTTCATCGCGTATCTTGCGACGATCGCGGTGCCGTGGCAGGCGTACATGATTCCGCAGTACATCATGATGCAGCGGGCGCACCTGACGAACACGTTCTGGTCGCTCATCCTGCTGCAGGCGTTCGGCGCGTTCGGGGTGTTCCTGATGAGGCAGTACTACCTGACGATCCCCGACGAGCTCACCGAGGCCGCGCGCATCGACGGGCTCACCGACTACGGCATCTGGGCGCGCATCATCCTGCCGCTGTCGAAGCCGGCCCTCGCGTCGCTCGCGCTGCTCACCTTCGTGAACACGTGGAACGACTACATGGGCCCGTTCATCTACCTGTCGAGCAACAACCTGTGGACCGTGCAGCTCGGCCTGCGCCAGTTCATCGGCCAGTACTCCGCCGACTACGCGATGATCATGACCGGCTCGGTGATCTCGATCGTTCCCGTGCTCGTCATCTTCCTGCTCGGCCAGCGCTACTTCATCGCAGGCATCGCAACGAGCGGATTGAAGGGCTGA